A single Kribbella aluminosa DNA region contains:
- a CDS encoding MIP/aquaporin family protein codes for MATTETVKAKTLLGECSAEFLGTFILILFGVGVVAQVVAGGIGNHDSIAWAWGLGVTLGIYVAGRMTGAHLNPAVTIALAAFRGFSWKKVAPYAGAQFLGAFLAALVVRWNYTEALNKFDPGLTRKSQIVFSTLPGNGSDIGVHLWGGFRDQIIGTAILMLLILAITDLRNTAPAANLTPFIVGLVVVGIGMAWGTNAGYAINPARDFGPRLASFITGYGGAFKDQFGEVYFWVPIVAPILGALLGALIYDQLIGRFLPIADADEEPGRIPEEKTSA; via the coding sequence ATGGCTACGACCGAGACGGTCAAGGCGAAGACCCTTCTGGGGGAGTGTTCCGCCGAGTTCCTGGGCACGTTCATCCTGATCCTGTTCGGCGTCGGCGTGGTGGCGCAGGTGGTCGCCGGTGGGATCGGCAACCACGACTCGATCGCGTGGGCGTGGGGTCTGGGCGTCACCTTGGGCATCTACGTGGCGGGCCGGATGACCGGCGCGCACCTGAATCCGGCGGTCACCATCGCGCTGGCGGCGTTCCGCGGGTTCAGCTGGAAAAAGGTGGCGCCGTACGCGGGGGCGCAGTTCCTCGGGGCGTTCCTGGCGGCGCTCGTGGTTCGCTGGAACTACACCGAGGCACTGAACAAGTTCGACCCGGGGCTGACCCGGAAGAGCCAGATCGTGTTCTCGACGCTGCCCGGCAACGGCTCGGACATCGGCGTACACCTCTGGGGCGGCTTCCGTGACCAGATCATCGGTACGGCGATCCTGATGCTGCTGATCCTGGCCATCACCGACCTGCGGAACACGGCCCCGGCCGCGAACCTGACACCGTTCATCGTCGGTCTGGTCGTCGTCGGCATCGGCATGGCGTGGGGTACGAACGCCGGCTACGCGATCAACCCGGCCCGTGACTTCGGTCCGCGGCTGGCATCCTTCATCACGGGATACGGCGGGGCGTTCAAGGACCAGTTCGGCGAGGTCTATTTCTGGGTACCGATCGTGGCGCCGATCCTCGGCGCGCTGCTCGGCGCCCTGATCTACGACCAGCTGATCGGCCGCTTCCTGCCGATCGCGGACGCGGACGAGGAGCCGGGCCGGATCCCGGAGGAGAAGACGAGCGCATGA
- the glpK gene encoding glycerol kinase GlpK: MADFVGAVDQGTTSTRFMIFDHSGNEVGKHQLEHEQILPQAGWVEHNPVEIWTRTSAVIQTALNAQGLHASDLAALGITNQRETAVVWNRKTGRPYYNAIVWQDTRTDRIASALDREGKGDVIRQKAGLPPATYFSAGKVQWILENVDGVRAAAEAGDAIFGNTDTWLLWNLTGGTDGGVHITDVTNASRTMLMNLETLDWDDELISFFNIPRSMLPEIRPSSDPNKYGETLANGPLGGVVALTGDLGDQQAATVGQVCFNPGEAKNTYGTGNFMLLNTGTELVRSKAGLLSTMCYKFGDEAPVYALEGSIAVTGSAVQWLRDQLGIISGASETETLARQVEDNGGVYFVPAFSGLFAPYWRSDARGAIVGLSRFNTNAHLARATLEAICYQSKDVADAMAKDSGVHLDVLKVDGGVTANELCMQMQADILGVPVSKPVVAETTALGAAYAAGLAVGFWKNKDELVQNWNEDKRWEPQWNDEQRTQGYAGWQKAVQRTLDWVDVD, from the coding sequence ATGGCTGACTTCGTCGGTGCTGTCGACCAGGGCACCACGAGCACCCGCTTCATGATCTTCGACCACTCCGGCAACGAGGTGGGCAAGCACCAGCTCGAGCACGAACAGATCCTCCCGCAGGCCGGCTGGGTCGAGCACAACCCGGTCGAGATCTGGACGCGGACCTCCGCGGTCATCCAGACCGCGCTGAACGCTCAAGGCCTGCACGCGAGTGACCTGGCGGCGCTCGGCATCACCAACCAGCGCGAGACCGCGGTGGTCTGGAACCGCAAGACCGGCCGGCCGTACTACAACGCGATCGTCTGGCAGGACACCCGGACCGACCGGATCGCCTCGGCGCTGGACCGCGAGGGCAAGGGCGACGTGATCCGGCAGAAGGCCGGGCTGCCGCCGGCGACGTACTTCTCGGCCGGCAAGGTGCAGTGGATCCTGGAGAACGTCGACGGCGTCCGCGCCGCCGCCGAGGCAGGGGACGCGATCTTCGGGAACACCGACACCTGGCTGCTGTGGAACCTGACCGGCGGCACCGACGGCGGCGTACACATCACCGACGTCACCAACGCCAGCCGCACGATGCTGATGAACCTCGAGACCCTGGACTGGGACGACGAGCTGATCAGCTTCTTCAACATCCCGCGGTCGATGCTGCCGGAGATCAGGCCGTCGTCGGACCCCAACAAGTACGGCGAGACGCTGGCCAACGGTCCGCTCGGCGGCGTCGTGGCGCTGACCGGCGACCTCGGCGACCAGCAGGCGGCGACCGTCGGGCAGGTGTGCTTCAACCCTGGTGAAGCGAAGAACACCTACGGCACCGGCAACTTCATGCTGCTGAACACCGGTACCGAGCTGGTCCGCTCGAAGGCCGGCCTGCTCAGCACGATGTGCTACAAGTTCGGCGACGAGGCGCCGGTGTACGCGCTGGAGGGCTCGATCGCGGTCACCGGTTCCGCGGTGCAGTGGCTGCGTGACCAGCTCGGCATCATCTCCGGTGCCAGCGAGACCGAGACGCTGGCCAGGCAGGTCGAGGACAACGGCGGCGTGTACTTCGTGCCCGCGTTCTCCGGACTGTTCGCGCCGTACTGGCGGTCCGACGCCCGTGGGGCGATCGTGGGATTGTCGCGGTTCAACACCAACGCGCACCTGGCGCGCGCGACACTGGAGGCGATCTGCTACCAGAGCAAGGACGTCGCGGATGCGATGGCCAAGGACTCCGGCGTGCACCTCGACGTACTGAAGGTCGACGGCGGGGTCACGGCGAACGAGCTCTGCATGCAGATGCAGGCGGACATCCTCGGCGTACCGGTGAGCAAGCCGGTCGTCGCGGAGACGACCGCGCTGGGTGCGGCGTACGCGGCCGGGCTCGCCGTGGGCTTCTGGAAGAACAAGGACGAGCTGGTACAGAACTGGAACGAGGACAAGCGGTGGGAGCCGCAGTGGAACGACGAGCAGCGGACCCAGGGGTACGCCGGCTGGCAGAAGGCCGTGCAGCGCACCCTCGACTGGGTCGACGTCGACTGA
- a CDS encoding glycerol-3-phosphate dehydrogenase/oxidase codes for MAVVALSPQARADAIDALADGRELDVLVIGGGVVGTGSALDAATRGLTTGLLEARDFASGTSSRSSKLIHGGLRYLEMLDFRLVHEALQERGLLLQRLAPHLVKPVPFLYPLQHRWWERFYAGAGVALYDGMAVSSGLGAGLPIHRHLTRRGAMRLVPSLKKSALIGALLYYDAQVDDARHTMELARTAASYGALVANRVKVTGFLRQGERVTGVQAKDLESGREFEVRAKQVVNATGVWTDDTQAMVGERGQYHVRASKGVHLVVPKDRIQSSTGMILRTEKSVLFIIPWGRHWLIGTTDTDWRLDKAHPAATSKDIEYLLDHVNAVLTTPLTREDVEGVYAGLRPLLAGESESTSKLSREHVVAHAAPGLVVVAGGKYTTYRVMAKDAIDAAADALDGRVPRSVTKNIPLVGADGYQALWNQRQLIAQRSGLHVARIEHLLNRYGALVDEVLDLVAEDPTLGEQLPGTQDYLKAEIVYGAKAEGARHLDDVLARRTRISIEAWDRGVGAAEAAARLIAPILGWDEHTIEREVSFYVKRVQSERDSQDQPDDESADKVRLEAPDIVSPA; via the coding sequence GTGGCTGTAGTGGCTCTGTCACCGCAAGCAAGGGCCGACGCGATCGACGCGCTGGCGGACGGACGCGAACTGGACGTCCTGGTGATCGGTGGCGGGGTGGTCGGCACCGGGTCGGCGCTCGACGCCGCCACCCGCGGCCTGACCACCGGACTGCTGGAGGCCCGCGACTTCGCGAGCGGTACCTCCAGCAGGTCCAGCAAGCTGATCCACGGCGGCCTGCGCTACCTGGAGATGCTCGACTTCCGGCTCGTGCACGAGGCGCTGCAGGAGCGCGGTCTGCTCCTGCAGCGCCTCGCACCGCACCTGGTGAAGCCGGTGCCGTTCCTGTACCCGCTGCAGCACCGCTGGTGGGAGCGGTTCTACGCCGGTGCCGGTGTCGCGCTGTACGACGGTATGGCGGTCAGCTCGGGCCTCGGCGCCGGGCTGCCGATCCACCGGCACCTGACCCGGCGGGGGGCGATGCGGCTGGTCCCGTCGCTGAAGAAGTCCGCCCTGATCGGCGCCCTGCTGTACTACGACGCCCAGGTCGACGACGCACGGCACACGATGGAGCTCGCCCGGACCGCGGCGTCGTACGGCGCCCTGGTCGCGAACCGGGTGAAGGTGACCGGGTTCCTGCGGCAGGGCGAGCGCGTCACCGGCGTCCAGGCGAAGGACCTGGAGAGCGGGCGCGAGTTCGAGGTCCGCGCGAAGCAGGTCGTGAACGCGACCGGCGTGTGGACCGACGACACCCAGGCGATGGTGGGGGAGCGCGGGCAGTACCACGTGCGCGCGTCGAAGGGCGTCCACCTCGTCGTACCGAAGGACCGGATCCAGTCCAGCACCGGGATGATCCTGCGGACCGAGAAGTCGGTGCTGTTCATCATCCCGTGGGGCCGGCACTGGCTGATCGGTACCACGGACACCGACTGGCGGCTGGACAAGGCGCATCCGGCGGCGACCAGCAAGGACATCGAGTACCTGCTCGACCACGTGAACGCCGTACTCACGACGCCGCTCACCCGTGAGGACGTCGAGGGCGTGTACGCCGGTCTGCGCCCGTTGCTGGCGGGGGAGTCGGAGAGCACGTCGAAGCTGTCCCGCGAGCATGTCGTCGCGCACGCGGCCCCCGGCCTGGTGGTAGTTGCCGGCGGCAAGTACACGACGTACCGGGTGATGGCCAAGGACGCGATCGACGCGGCCGCGGACGCGCTCGACGGACGGGTACCGCGGAGTGTCACGAAGAACATCCCGCTGGTCGGCGCCGACGGGTACCAGGCGCTGTGGAACCAGCGTCAGCTGATCGCGCAGCGCTCGGGGCTGCACGTGGCGCGGATCGAGCACCTGCTCAACCGGTACGGCGCGCTGGTCGACGAAGTACTCGACCTGGTCGCCGAGGACCCGACGCTGGGCGAGCAGCTGCCCGGGACACAGGACTACCTGAAGGCCGAGATCGTGTACGGCGCCAAGGCCGAAGGCGCCCGGCACCTCGACGACGTCCTGGCCCGCCGGACCCGGATCTCGATCGAGGCCTGGGACCGCGGCGTCGGCGCCGCCGAGGCCGCCGCCCGGCTGATCGCCCCGATCCTCGGCTGGGACGAGCACACGATCGAGCGCGAGGTCTCGTTCTACGTGAAGCGCGTCCAGTCCGAACGTGACTCCCAGGACCAGCCCGACGACGAGTCCGCCGACAAGGTCCGCCTCGAAGCCCCCGACATCGTGTCGCCGGCCTGA
- a CDS encoding GNAT family N-acetyltransferase, which translates to MLRGERVGLRARHAEDVSPLQSGLYDDIPTRSRADSRPWRPVPPDSAASPYAVADPAEDVAAFSVIELTSGDLAGEALLWGIDLHNRQAHLGVALLPAFRRRGYGGDTTSVLCHYGFVTLGLHRLQVETLADNAPMIAAATRAGFVREGVLRRSAWVSGSFSDELILGLLAEEWRQP; encoded by the coding sequence ATGCTGCGCGGCGAACGCGTCGGGCTCAGAGCCCGACACGCAGAAGACGTCTCGCCCCTGCAATCCGGGCTGTACGACGACATCCCCACCCGCTCCAGGGCAGACTCCCGACCCTGGCGACCCGTCCCGCCCGACTCGGCCGCTTCGCCGTACGCCGTAGCCGATCCAGCCGAGGACGTCGCCGCGTTCTCGGTGATCGAGCTGACCTCCGGAGACCTCGCGGGCGAGGCACTGCTGTGGGGGATCGACCTCCACAACCGCCAGGCCCATCTAGGAGTCGCCCTGCTTCCGGCCTTTCGTCGTCGCGGATATGGCGGCGACACAACCAGCGTTCTGTGCCACTACGGCTTCGTCACGCTCGGGCTGCACCGACTGCAAGTGGAAACCCTCGCCGACAACGCGCCGATGATCGCGGCGGCCACCCGGGCAGGGTTCGTCCGGGAAGGCGTGCTGCGCCGCTCGGCCTGGGTCAGCGGATCCTTCAGCGACGAACTCATCCTCGGTCTACTGGCCGAGGAATGGCGTCAGCCCTGA
- a CDS encoding YciI family protein — protein sequence MRFDQHTVVLLTLDPDAPVMTENETAALQNAHLSYTADMIAQGHVMAAGPIVGTAAARMRGISVWSVDADTAGRLCAQDPAVRAGRLTPQILTWMVPAGQLGFGSVPVPRTTAEATGV from the coding sequence ATGCGCTTTGACCAACACACTGTCGTCCTCCTGACCCTGGATCCGGACGCGCCGGTCATGACGGAGAACGAGACGGCGGCGCTACAGAACGCGCACCTTTCTTACACAGCCGACATGATCGCGCAGGGCCACGTCATGGCGGCCGGCCCCATTGTCGGTACAGCGGCCGCGCGGATGAGAGGCATCTCCGTATGGTCCGTCGACGCCGACACCGCCGGGCGACTGTGTGCGCAGGACCCGGCGGTACGGGCGGGGCGACTTACGCCGCAGATCCTGACGTGGATGGTTCCGGCCGGCCAACTCGGCTTCGGCAGTGTGCCCGTCCCGCGGACGACGGCCGAGGCGACCGGAGTGTGA
- a CDS encoding MarR family winged helix-turn-helix transcriptional regulator — protein sequence MTSNDAAAKAQELRIAIGRVARRMRQIYAMHDGAGPTFTEVAVLVHLAREGPTSPTQLAGRERVTTQAITAVIRELESRKLVRRTAHPDDGRRTVITITSAGTAVIGDRELAVMSGLGRALEDSFTATERRCLEAVIPLLNKLADMM from the coding sequence ATGACCAGCAACGACGCTGCGGCGAAGGCGCAGGAGCTGCGGATCGCGATCGGGCGGGTCGCCAGGCGGATGCGGCAGATCTATGCGATGCATGACGGCGCCGGCCCCACCTTCACCGAGGTCGCCGTCCTGGTGCACCTCGCCCGCGAGGGCCCGACCTCGCCCACTCAACTTGCCGGCCGCGAGCGGGTGACCACCCAGGCGATCACAGCTGTCATTCGCGAACTGGAGAGCCGGAAACTGGTCCGGCGAACCGCACATCCCGATGACGGCCGCCGGACCGTCATCACGATCACTTCCGCAGGTACGGCGGTCATCGGCGACCGCGAACTCGCCGTCATGAGCGGCCTTGGCCGGGCGCTCGAAGACTCGTTCACCGCCACCGAACGCCGCTGCCTCGAAGCGGTGATCCCGTTGCTCAACAAGCTCGCCGACATGATGTGA
- the glpK gene encoding glycerol kinase GlpK has protein sequence MAEQYVAAVDQGTNSSRCILFDRRGRLVSVAQREHRQLFPRPGWVEHDAEEIWANVSRVVPAAIRQIGADPSQVVAIGITNQRETSLLWDRVTGRPIGHAVVWQDTRTDRLVTELAGDAGPDRFADRCGLPLTTYFSAPRIRWMLDHTPGLRQRAERGEILFGTMETWLIWNFTGGQNGPGLHVTDVTNASRTMLMNIETLEWDDELLAAFDVPRAILPEIRPSSGVFGTATEVLPGVRIGAALGDQQAALFGQTCFSPGEAKCTYGTGSFLLMNTGQEIVRSKHGMLTTVAFQIAGHPATYALEGSMAVTGSLVQWFRDGLGMIHTAAEIETLARTVDDNGGAYIVPAFSGLFAPHWRSEARGVIAGLTGYITKGHLARAVLEATGFQTLEVVDAMNADSGIALTALKVDGGMTANNLLMQFLADLLDVRVVRPMVTETVSLGAAYAAGLAVGYWPDLEGLRSNWHRAGQWMPHMDPVRRATEYANWQAAVQRTFNWIRPEDQEL, from the coding sequence ATGGCTGAGCAGTATGTGGCGGCGGTGGATCAGGGGACCAACTCGAGTCGGTGCATCCTGTTCGACCGGCGGGGGCGGTTGGTCTCGGTGGCGCAGCGGGAGCATCGGCAGTTGTTCCCGCGGCCGGGGTGGGTGGAGCACGACGCCGAGGAGATCTGGGCGAACGTGAGCCGGGTGGTGCCGGCGGCGATCCGGCAGATCGGGGCCGATCCGTCGCAGGTCGTTGCCATCGGCATCACCAATCAGCGCGAGACCAGCCTGCTCTGGGACCGCGTCACCGGCCGGCCGATCGGGCATGCGGTGGTCTGGCAGGACACCCGTACCGACCGGCTGGTCACCGAGCTCGCGGGCGACGCCGGCCCGGACCGGTTCGCGGACCGCTGCGGGCTGCCGCTGACGACGTACTTCTCGGCGCCGCGGATCCGCTGGATGCTCGACCACACCCCCGGTCTGCGGCAGCGGGCCGAGCGCGGCGAGATCCTGTTCGGCACGATGGAGACCTGGCTGATCTGGAACTTCACCGGCGGCCAGAACGGACCCGGCCTGCATGTCACCGACGTCACCAACGCCAGCCGGACGATGCTGATGAACATCGAAACGCTTGAATGGGACGACGAGCTGCTCGCGGCGTTCGACGTACCGCGGGCGATCCTGCCGGAGATCCGCCCGTCGTCAGGGGTTTTCGGAACCGCGACCGAGGTACTCCCCGGCGTCCGGATCGGCGCCGCGCTCGGCGACCAGCAGGCCGCGCTCTTCGGGCAGACGTGCTTCAGCCCGGGCGAGGCGAAGTGCACGTACGGCACCGGCTCGTTCCTGCTGATGAACACCGGGCAGGAGATCGTCCGTTCCAAGCACGGGATGCTCACCACGGTCGCGTTCCAGATCGCCGGCCACCCGGCGACGTACGCGCTCGAAGGGTCGATGGCGGTCACCGGATCGCTGGTGCAGTGGTTCCGTGACGGGCTCGGGATGATCCACACGGCCGCCGAGATCGAGACCCTGGCGCGGACGGTCGACGACAACGGCGGCGCCTACATCGTGCCGGCCTTCTCGGGCCTGTTCGCGCCGCATTGGCGCAGCGAGGCCCGCGGGGTGATCGCCGGCCTGACCGGCTACATCACCAAGGGGCACCTGGCCCGCGCGGTCCTGGAGGCGACCGGGTTCCAGACGCTCGAGGTGGTGGACGCGATGAACGCGGACTCCGGGATCGCGCTGACCGCCCTGAAGGTCGACGGCGGGATGACGGCCAACAACCTGCTGATGCAGTTCCTCGCCGACCTCCTGGACGTCCGCGTGGTCCGGCCGATGGTCACCGAGACGGTGTCCCTCGGCGCCGCGTACGCTGCCGGTCTCGCGGTCGGGTACTGGCCCGACCTCGAAGGACTCCGCAGCAACTGGCACCGCGCCGGCCAGTGGATGCCGCACATGGATCCGGTACGGCGTGCCACCGAGTACGCGAACTGGCAGGCCGCCGTCCAACGCACCTTCAACTGGATCCGCCCCGAGGACCAGGAACTCTGA
- a CDS encoding IclR family transcriptional regulator — MPGTVQSIERAAAVLRLLAAASDGLGVADLANALGLAKPTVHGILRTLHQVGFVDQDRSGAHYHLSDAFGRLGESYLDPNELRSRAINWADSLASRSGEVVRVGRLVEGRVVVVHHVFRPDDSDQDLDVGTTLPPHATALGKAVLAYDTSGAARPRALEAYTTRTITDPVRLGVELAGVRARGWATEFEEHTVELASIAAPIRGLGGLVVGAVGLTGRIERICDSRMRHRDDLVTMVRATADAIARDLRDDT; from the coding sequence GTGCCGGGCACCGTGCAGTCGATCGAGCGGGCCGCGGCGGTGCTGCGACTGCTCGCCGCCGCGTCTGACGGGCTGGGGGTCGCTGATCTCGCGAACGCGCTCGGGCTGGCGAAGCCGACCGTACACGGGATCCTTCGGACGCTGCATCAGGTCGGGTTCGTCGACCAGGACCGGAGCGGCGCGCACTACCACCTGAGCGACGCGTTCGGGCGGCTCGGCGAGAGCTACCTGGATCCGAACGAGCTGCGCAGCCGGGCGATCAACTGGGCCGACTCGCTGGCGTCGCGCAGCGGTGAGGTGGTCCGGGTCGGCCGGCTCGTCGAGGGGAGGGTCGTGGTCGTGCATCACGTCTTCCGGCCGGACGACAGCGACCAGGACCTGGATGTCGGTACGACGTTGCCGCCGCATGCGACCGCGCTGGGCAAGGCGGTACTCGCGTACGACACGAGCGGGGCCGCGCGACCGCGGGCGCTGGAGGCGTACACGACGCGGACGATCACCGATCCGGTCCGGCTGGGCGTCGAGCTGGCGGGTGTCCGCGCGCGGGGGTGGGCCACCGAGTTCGAGGAGCACACGGTCGAGCTGGCGAGTATCGCGGCCCCGATCCGCGGCCTCGGTGGCCTGGTGGTCGGCGCCGTCGGCCTGACCGGCCGGATCGAGCGCATCTGCGACAGCCGCATGCGCCACCGCGACGACCTGGTCACCATGGTCCGCGCCACGGCCGACGCCATCGCCCGCGACCTCCGGGACGACACGTGA
- a CDS encoding ABC transporter permease → MFKLGLRSVLAHRLRFVLCTIAVTLGVAFAAGAMVFTDTLSTALKKNFEVSTADITVTPSSPIATGTDRPPTFESSVADQIRTVPGVADAVPQLLVSDVQILGPDGKLIENYGLTSFGASWPRDARTAPFRQISGTPPAGAGQLALDESTASRVGYHVGDQVRIVTPARSLTATLTALTTPAAAGVAAGAPLVSFDGASAQLLLLGQPGWTSIAVSLKPGADQNAVQQAISKTVGSSVDVRTAQQVTAEGQHDLDNTFGGFSTILALFAGLALFVGTFLIVNTFAMVVAQRSRELAMLRAIGASRGQVTWSILTESAVIGFLGSTIGLLIGIGVAVAIRYAYQLLELPIPSASLQVSATTIITCYVLGIGVTVAAAAPAARRAGNLPPVAAMRDDVGVPERSLLTRISIGAFMLLMAALLYGIAMNLGGLPGTVLVVLAGGIAVLAVVMLSPLISRYIVRALMYPFGRAAAVTLGRRNAERNPRRTSATASALMISVSLIAGLLVIAASAKASIDQSITDALGTSGIVVTSDGTPAFSTQVGDRAAKVPGVVAVHRVRQQSAQVGISNVEVSGVSDGTLGGPISTTFDSGSAAVLGAGQVIVPRNLAKTLQLTVGKSFDLKTSTGTHRLTVGGILAPNRLLNAVLLSLPAYQKIGGAGTDNLLYVDVAQGNEVAQVRAGILGELSKDYPTLQVRDQQAYAAAARQPVNGVLAGVGFLLAMAILISLLGIVNTLALGVVERTREIGLLRAIGTDRRQLGRMLRVESIAITLLGSLLGVVIGVGVAASIQSTLVDNGLAVRDIPVLQLVIAVLVAVGFGVLAAVWPARRAARLDVLRAIASE, encoded by the coding sequence ATGTTCAAGCTAGGCCTCCGCTCGGTCCTCGCCCACCGCCTCCGCTTCGTCCTCTGCACCATCGCCGTCACCCTCGGCGTAGCTTTCGCCGCCGGCGCGATGGTGTTCACCGACACACTGTCCACCGCCCTGAAGAAGAACTTCGAGGTCAGTACGGCGGACATCACCGTCACACCGTCGTCGCCGATCGCGACCGGCACCGACCGGCCGCCGACGTTCGAGTCCTCGGTCGCCGACCAGATCAGGACCGTGCCGGGCGTCGCCGACGCAGTACCGCAGCTGCTGGTCAGCGATGTGCAGATCCTCGGCCCGGACGGCAAGCTGATCGAGAACTACGGTCTGACCAGCTTCGGTGCCTCCTGGCCGCGGGACGCGCGCACCGCGCCGTTCAGGCAAATCAGCGGCACTCCCCCGGCGGGTGCCGGACAGCTCGCGCTTGACGAGTCGACAGCGTCCCGAGTCGGGTACCACGTCGGCGACCAGGTACGGATCGTCACGCCGGCGCGGTCCCTGACCGCGACGCTGACCGCGCTCACCACACCCGCCGCCGCGGGTGTGGCAGCCGGCGCGCCGCTGGTCAGCTTCGACGGAGCGAGCGCCCAGCTCCTGCTGCTCGGGCAACCCGGCTGGACCTCGATCGCGGTCTCGCTCAAGCCCGGCGCGGACCAGAACGCCGTACAGCAGGCGATCTCCAAGACGGTCGGCAGCTCCGTCGACGTACGGACCGCACAGCAGGTCACCGCCGAAGGGCAGCACGACCTCGACAACACCTTCGGCGGATTCAGCACGATCCTGGCGCTGTTCGCCGGCCTGGCACTGTTCGTCGGTACGTTCCTGATCGTCAACACGTTCGCGATGGTGGTCGCGCAGCGTTCCCGGGAGCTCGCGATGCTGCGCGCGATCGGAGCCTCCCGCGGCCAGGTGACCTGGTCGATCCTCACGGAGAGCGCCGTCATCGGCTTCCTCGGCTCGACGATCGGGCTGCTGATCGGGATCGGCGTCGCGGTCGCGATCCGGTACGCGTACCAGTTGCTCGAGCTGCCGATCCCGTCCGCCTCGCTACAGGTGAGCGCGACCACGATCATCACCTGCTACGTGCTCGGCATCGGTGTCACTGTCGCCGCCGCCGCCCCGGCCGCCCGCCGAGCCGGGAACCTGCCGCCGGTCGCCGCGATGCGCGACGACGTCGGCGTTCCGGAGCGCTCGCTGCTGACCCGGATCTCGATCGGCGCCTTCATGCTGCTGATGGCCGCCCTGCTGTACGGCATCGCGATGAACCTCGGCGGTCTCCCCGGCACCGTACTCGTCGTCCTGGCCGGTGGGATCGCCGTTCTCGCCGTCGTGATGCTCAGCCCGCTGATCAGCCGGTACATCGTCCGCGCGCTGATGTACCCGTTCGGCCGCGCGGCCGCCGTCACCCTCGGCCGCCGGAACGCCGAGCGGAACCCCCGCCGTACGTCGGCCACCGCGTCCGCGCTGATGATCTCGGTGTCGCTGATCGCCGGGCTGCTGGTGATCGCGGCCTCCGCGAAGGCGTCGATCGACCAGAGCATCACCGACGCGCTCGGCACCTCCGGCATCGTGGTCACCAGCGACGGCACGCCCGCGTTCAGTACCCAGGTCGGCGACCGGGCGGCGAAGGTACCGGGCGTCGTGGCCGTGCACCGGGTCCGGCAGCAGTCGGCCCAGGTCGGCATCTCGAACGTCGAGGTCAGCGGCGTCAGCGACGGGACGCTCGGCGGGCCGATCAGCACCACGTTCGACTCCGGATCCGCGGCGGTGCTCGGCGCTGGGCAGGTGATCGTCCCTCGCAACCTTGCCAAGACGCTGCAGCTCACCGTCGGCAAGAGCTTCGACCTGAAGACCTCCACCGGCACGCACCGCCTCACCGTCGGCGGCATCCTGGCTCCGAACCGGCTGCTCAACGCGGTCCTCCTGTCGCTTCCGGCGTACCAGAAGATCGGCGGGGCCGGCACCGACAACCTGCTGTACGTCGACGTTGCCCAGGGCAATGAGGTGGCGCAGGTCCGGGCCGGGATCCTCGGTGAGCTGAGCAAGGACTACCCGACACTCCAGGTCCGCGACCAGCAGGCGTACGCCGCCGCTGCTCGGCAACCGGTGAACGGCGTCCTGGCCGGCGTCGGGTTCCTGCTCGCGATGGCGATCCTCATCTCGCTGCTCGGCATCGTGAACACGCTGGCCCTCGGTGTCGTCGAGCGGACCCGGGAGATCGGGCTGTTGCGGGCGATCGGGACGGACCGTCGCCAGCTCGGCCGAATGCTCCGGGTCGAGTCGATCGCGATCACTTTGCTCGGCTCGTTGCTGGGTGTGGTGATCGGTGTCGGGGTCGCGGCCTCGATCCAGTCGACGTTGGTGGACAACGGACTGGCGGTTCGGGACATCCCGGTGCTGCAGTTGGTCATCGCGGTGCTGGTTGCGGTGGGGTTCGGGGTGCTGGCTGCGGTGTGGCCGGCCCGGCGGGCGGCTCGGCTGGATGTGTTGCGGGCGATCGCGTCCGAGTGA